Proteins encoded together in one Planctomycetia bacterium window:
- a CDS encoding cytochrome c oxidase subunit 3: MSAAPPNIAVFPTPPSITSEPNLNGPQWGMVAFLVSEFAFFSTLLVAYVTFMGQDTHGPTPAEALSLPLVVGNTLCLLLSSVVIHHAEKALDSGSQTKFRLWWLATIILGGVFLAGTAYEWHDLIVHKRLTISRNLFGTSFFTLVGFHALHVSMGVIAMLIVFGLAMRGEVAGPRHTGVQLIAWYWHFVDVVWVAVFLLVYVIGRSTGA; the protein is encoded by the coding sequence ATGAGCGCAGCGCCGCCGAATATCGCCGTGTTTCCCACTCCGCCGTCGATTACGTCGGAGCCGAATCTGAACGGCCCGCAATGGGGTATGGTCGCGTTTCTAGTTTCGGAATTCGCGTTCTTCAGCACGCTCTTGGTCGCGTACGTCACGTTCATGGGGCAAGACACCCACGGCCCGACGCCGGCCGAAGCGTTGTCGCTGCCGCTGGTTGTCGGCAACACTTTATGCCTGTTGTTGAGCAGCGTCGTGATTCATCACGCCGAGAAAGCGCTCGACTCCGGAAGCCAAACGAAGTTCCGACTTTGGTGGCTGGCGACGATCATCCTCGGCGGCGTGTTCCTCGCAGGGACCGCTTACGAATGGCACGACCTGATCGTCCACAAGCGATTGACGATTAGCCGTAATCTCTTCGGCACCTCCTTCTTCACGCTCGTCGGCTTCCACGCTCTGCACGTCTCCATGGGTGTGATCGCGATGCTGATCGTGTTTGGCTTGGCGATGCGCGGCGAAGTCGCCGGCCCAAGGCATACCGGCGTTCAGCTGATCGCTTGGTATTGGCATTTCGTCGATGTGGTGTGGGTCGCGGTGTTTCTGCTCGTCTACGTGATCGGCAGGAGCACCGGCGCATGA
- the ctaD gene encoding cytochrome c oxidase subunit I has translation MSLADPSRSLEQSRLPVGTATRPTATTVLHEWITTVDHKRVGIMYVLLSLVFLVIGGIEALLMRWQLLAPRSDFLGPDTFNQLFTMHGTTMVYFVGMPILIGIGNYLVPLMIGARDMAFPRLNAFGFWITLFGGLLVYSSYATGGAPAIGWFAYAPLTERTFARSAATDFWALGLIVSGIGSLTAAINFIATILALRAPGMTMRKIPFFVWTMLWTSFQILIAVPPLTAALSMIMLDRQLGAHFFDVQNGGSAYLWQHLFWFFGHPEVYILILPVFGMVSEIIPVFSRKVLFGYEFMAAATLAIAFISLGVWSHHMFCVGMNRTLDLYFAAASLLVSIPTGIKFFNWLATMFGGRIRFQSPMLFVCGFLSLFLIGGLTGIMLAVAPFDFQLSDSYFVVGHFHWVLIGGTLFGTFAGIFYWYPKVTGRMLSERLAKWQFWFLFFGFILTFGPMHVAGFLGMPRRIYTYDADRGWTIWNQLTTLGALVQVPSYAIFVYNVVASLWNGKPAGDDPWNAWTLEWATTSPPPSYNFEEIPTVYSRRPLWDIKHPDDPDWLYE, from the coding sequence ATGTCTCTCGCCGATCCATCTCGCTCGCTCGAACAGTCGCGGTTGCCGGTGGGCACGGCAACTAGGCCGACAGCGACGACGGTATTGCATGAATGGATCACGACGGTCGATCACAAGCGCGTCGGGATCATGTATGTGCTGCTGAGCCTGGTGTTCCTCGTGATCGGCGGCATTGAAGCGCTGTTGATGCGTTGGCAACTGCTCGCTCCGCGTAGCGATTTCCTCGGGCCGGACACATTCAATCAATTGTTCACGATGCACGGCACCACGATGGTCTACTTCGTGGGAATGCCGATTCTGATCGGAATCGGCAACTATCTGGTACCGCTGATGATCGGAGCGCGCGACATGGCGTTCCCTCGCCTGAACGCCTTCGGCTTTTGGATTACGTTGTTCGGCGGCTTGCTTGTGTACTCCAGCTATGCCACGGGAGGCGCTCCGGCGATCGGCTGGTTCGCTTACGCCCCGCTGACGGAACGAACCTTCGCGCGCAGCGCGGCGACCGACTTTTGGGCGCTGGGATTGATCGTCAGCGGCATCGGGTCGCTGACCGCGGCGATCAACTTCATCGCCACGATTCTCGCGCTCCGCGCGCCCGGCATGACGATGCGGAAGATTCCGTTCTTCGTTTGGACGATGCTTTGGACGTCGTTTCAGATCTTAATCGCAGTGCCGCCGCTGACCGCCGCACTTTCGATGATCATGCTCGATCGCCAGTTGGGGGCGCACTTCTTCGATGTCCAAAACGGCGGCTCCGCATATCTGTGGCAGCATTTGTTTTGGTTCTTCGGCCATCCCGAAGTCTACATTCTGATCTTGCCGGTGTTCGGCATGGTTTCGGAAATCATTCCCGTCTTCTCGCGCAAGGTGCTGTTCGGCTACGAGTTCATGGCCGCGGCCACGTTGGCGATCGCGTTCATCAGCCTCGGAGTGTGGTCGCATCACATGTTTTGCGTCGGGATGAATCGTACGCTCGATCTCTACTTCGCCGCGGCCAGTTTGCTGGTCTCGATTCCCACCGGCATCAAGTTCTTCAACTGGCTTGCGACGATGTTCGGCGGCCGCATTCGTTTTCAATCGCCGATGTTGTTCGTCTGCGGTTTCCTGTCGCTGTTTCTCATCGGCGGGTTGACCGGCATCATGCTCGCCGTCGCACCGTTCGACTTCCAACTCTCCGACAGCTACTTCGTCGTCGGCCACTTTCATTGGGTGCTCATCGGCGGCACCCTCTTCGGCACTTTCGCCGGCATCTTTTATTGGTATCCGAAAGTGACCGGACGGATGCTTTCCGAGCGGTTGGCGAAGTGGCAATTCTGGTTCCTTTTCTTCGGTTTTATTTTGACGTTCGGCCCGATGCATGTGGCCGGCTTCCTCGGCATGCCGCGGCGCATTTACACCTACGACGCCGATCGTGGCTGGACGATTTGGAACCAACTAACGACGCTCGGCGCGCTCGTCCAAGTGCCGAGCTACGCGATCTTCGTCTACAACGTCGTCGCTTCTCTATGGAACGGGAAACCAGCCGGCGACGATCCCTGGAACGCCTGGACTTTGGAATGGGCGACGACGTCCCCTCCGCCGTCTTACAACTTCGAGGAAATTCCAACCGTCTATAGCCGGCGTCCTTTGTGGGACATAAAACATCCCGACGATCCCGATTGGTTGTACGAATGA